In Halobaculum magnesiiphilum, the following proteins share a genomic window:
- a CDS encoding FG-GAP-like repeat-containing protein: MRGRTVVALAAVLLVIVGGVVAVTLGGTAGDVSERWVSDTGTSIGANHHAVAAARIGDGGLVYAPVSGSSDTGECRLAALHASNGTTTWNVPVPAEHCTIHAVADPAVADFDGDGVREVLASSTTEELRAFHPTTGDEELSVPLSEYGYTRPAVVDLDGDGTAEVVVVDVDGSVFSYAANGTLQWRQNLSGTTYAPPVVGDLTGDGTTEFGVALGTSTVAVFDAGGERVWEREAFGESVGWTASADLDADGTAEFVVATTAGTVAAFDGATGEVIWRRSIGPFAAVHAIGDGDGDGDPEVYATNRAAELRALDGETGTVEWETTLTNEPVQMTPPPSLGDVDGDGDVELVAPTNDGLVSVVDPVDGSVIGTYEREVSVFTHATLADTDDDGAAEVYVMYGDGRVVALEVSG; this comes from the coding sequence ATGCGCGGTCGGACCGTTGTGGCGCTGGCGGCCGTTCTCCTCGTGATAGTCGGCGGCGTCGTCGCGGTGACGCTCGGCGGCACCGCGGGAGACGTGTCCGAACGGTGGGTCAGCGACACCGGGACGAGCATCGGCGCGAACCACCACGCCGTCGCCGCCGCACGGATCGGCGACGGCGGGCTCGTGTACGCGCCGGTGAGCGGCAGCAGCGACACCGGCGAGTGTCGCTTGGCGGCGCTGCACGCCTCGAACGGGACGACGACGTGGAACGTGCCCGTACCGGCCGAGCACTGCACGATCCACGCCGTCGCCGACCCCGCGGTCGCCGATTTCGACGGCGACGGCGTCCGCGAGGTGCTCGCTTCGTCGACCACCGAGGAGCTGCGGGCGTTCCATCCGACGACCGGCGACGAGGAGCTGTCGGTGCCGCTGTCGGAGTACGGCTACACGCGGCCGGCTGTCGTCGACCTCGACGGCGATGGTACCGCCGAGGTGGTCGTCGTTGACGTCGACGGGAGCGTGTTCTCGTATGCGGCGAACGGGACGCTCCAGTGGCGGCAGAACCTGTCGGGAACGACGTATGCCCCGCCGGTCGTCGGTGACCTCACCGGTGACGGGACGACCGAGTTCGGCGTCGCGCTCGGAACGAGCACGGTCGCGGTGTTCGACGCCGGCGGCGAGCGTGTCTGGGAGCGCGAGGCGTTCGGCGAGTCAGTCGGGTGGACCGCGAGTGCGGATCTCGACGCCGACGGTACCGCCGAGTTCGTCGTCGCCACGACCGCCGGCACGGTCGCCGCGTTCGACGGAGCGACGGGCGAGGTGATCTGGAGGCGCTCCATCGGCCCGTTCGCCGCGGTCCACGCCATCGGCGACGGCGACGGCGACGGTGACCCGGAAGTGTACGCGACGAACCGCGCCGCCGAGTTGCGCGCGCTCGATGGGGAGACGGGGACGGTCGAGTGGGAGACGACGCTGACGAACGAACCCGTTCAAATGACCCCGCCGCCCTCGCTGGGAGATGTCGACGGCGACGGCGATGTCGAGTTGGTCGCCCCCACGAACGACGGGCTCGTGAGCGTCGTCGACCCGGTGGACGGGTCCGTCATCGGGACCTACGAGCGCGAGGTTTCGGTCTTCACGCACGCGACGCTCGCGGATACGGACGACGACGGTGCGGCGGAGGTGTACGTCATGTACGGTGACGGGAGAGTCGTGGCTCTAGAAGTCAGCGGTTGA
- a CDS encoding trans-sulfuration enzyme family protein, whose amino-acid sequence MSRQTDHSDRNRFATLAVGSAESETHPHRSGTNDVVPPIHLSTTFEWASGENGNEHDYSRESNPTRAALEAQLARLEGGEYGLAFASGMAATSTTMLSLVPPGGHVVSSDSIYSGTEKLLTEHMAGHLGADIDFVDARDPDIVADAVNADTDLIWVETPSNPLMRLCDIQAIADIADDYDAVFGVDSTFTSPYYQAPLELGADIVVHSTTKYLNGHSDSIGGAVITDAKGVFEQLAFAQRVGLGNMLSPFDCYLVARGIKTLPARMEHHEKNAMDVARFLESHDRVTRVYYSGLESHPQHDLASEQMSGYSGMLSFEFDGTRIELEAFVEGLDLFTPGASLGSAESLVEVPSLMLPDEFSRSEDSAETPETLVRVSIGLEDAEDLCEDFRTALP is encoded by the coding sequence ATGTCACGACAAACCGATCACTCCGACAGAAATCGATTTGCGACCCTCGCCGTCGGGTCAGCGGAATCTGAGACGCATCCTCACAGAAGTGGAACGAACGATGTCGTCCCGCCGATCCACCTTTCGACAACATTCGAGTGGGCCAGTGGAGAGAACGGCAACGAACACGACTACTCTCGCGAGAGCAATCCGACTCGGGCGGCCCTCGAAGCGCAGTTAGCCCGCCTCGAAGGAGGAGAGTACGGGTTGGCATTCGCTTCCGGAATGGCCGCCACATCGACGACGATGCTGTCGCTGGTCCCGCCGGGAGGCCACGTCGTCTCCTCAGACTCCATCTATAGTGGAACTGAAAAACTACTCACGGAACACATGGCCGGACACCTCGGGGCGGACATCGACTTTGTTGACGCTCGTGACCCCGACATCGTCGCTGATGCAGTCAATGCGGATACTGACTTGATCTGGGTTGAAACACCATCGAACCCCTTGATGCGGTTGTGCGACATTCAAGCGATAGCCGACATCGCCGATGACTACGACGCCGTATTCGGCGTGGACAGTACCTTTACGAGTCCGTACTACCAAGCCCCGCTTGAACTGGGCGCCGACATTGTCGTTCACAGCACTACCAAGTATCTCAACGGACATTCCGACTCGATTGGCGGTGCAGTTATCACCGACGCCAAGGGGGTTTTCGAGCAATTAGCGTTCGCACAGCGCGTTGGACTTGGGAATATGCTCTCACCGTTTGATTGTTACCTCGTTGCGCGGGGTATCAAGACACTACCTGCGCGGATGGAGCATCACGAGAAGAACGCGATGGACGTCGCCCGATTCCTCGAAAGTCACGACCGGGTAACTCGTGTGTACTATTCAGGGCTTGAGAGTCACCCACAACACGATCTTGCAAGTGAGCAGATGTCGGGGTACAGCGGGATGCTGTCCTTCGAGTTCGACGGAACACGCATTGAACTTGAGGCGTTCGTTGAGGGGCTTGATCTATTCACGCCGGGGGCCAGCCTCGGTAGCGCTGAAAGCCTCGTCGAAGTGCCGTCACTAATGCTCCCCGACGAGTTCAGTCGTAGTGAGGATTCAGCAGAGACCCCTGAGACGTTGGTCCGGGTATCCATCGGCCTCGAAGACGCCGAAGACCTCTGTGAGGACTTTCGGACGGCGCTCCCGTAA
- a CDS encoding universal stress protein, giving the protein MYERILVPIDGSAHSDLAAEHVMNLAEQFGAMVHALFVVEQTGPSGHWDFVVEKQEEIGEEVLDTVAALGDERGVRVERHVRRGTPSEEIVDAATDYEVDLIVMGTQGRTGFSRIATAGSTTERVVRLTNTPTLVVGGAGAGDT; this is encoded by the coding sequence ATGTACGAGCGTATCCTCGTTCCGATCGACGGGAGCGCCCACAGCGACCTAGCAGCCGAACACGTGATGAATCTCGCTGAGCAGTTCGGCGCGATGGTCCACGCGCTGTTCGTCGTCGAACAGACAGGGCCGAGCGGCCACTGGGATTTCGTGGTCGAGAAACAAGAAGAGATCGGCGAGGAGGTGCTGGACACGGTAGCCGCACTGGGCGACGAGCGCGGCGTACGCGTCGAGCGCCACGTTCGACGTGGGACGCCCAGCGAGGAAATCGTCGACGCCGCCACCGACTACGAGGTCGACCTCATCGTCATGGGGACGCAGGGCCGGACCGGGTTCTCACGCATTGCCACCGCCGGAAGCACGACAGAACGTGTAGTAAGACTGACGAATACCCCGACACTCGTGGTCGGGGGTGCGGGCGCCGGAGACACGTGA
- the mtnP gene encoding S-methyl-5'-thioadenosine phosphorylase: MTIGFIGGSGIYEALPLRNTRTESVTTPFGEPSADLEIGEFGDTGREVVFLPRHGPDHQRSPTDLPYKANIYALKQAGVEYVIASNAVGSLKEELPPQTIVIPDQIYDRTKHRDLSFFGDGIVVHQPFTRPYSPKLADHLSEAAERALDTLDSDSGVVDEGTYVCIEGPQYSTKAESEFYKHQGWDLVGMTAIPEAKLAREAEMAYATVAGVTDYDVWKQDAEVTLEEVLENAAANEEAIKETVEEAVRTFPDEMDCEAHGSLEGTINTPAEAVPEETRERVGLFVDEYLDE, encoded by the coding sequence ATGACCATCGGCTTCATCGGCGGCAGCGGCATTTACGAGGCGCTCCCGCTCCGGAACACCCGCACCGAGTCGGTTACGACCCCCTTCGGCGAACCCTCCGCGGACCTGGAGATCGGCGAGTTCGGGGACACCGGCCGCGAGGTCGTGTTCCTCCCCCGTCACGGCCCCGACCACCAGCGATCGCCGACGGACCTCCCGTACAAGGCGAACATCTACGCGCTGAAGCAGGCCGGCGTCGAGTACGTCATCGCCAGCAACGCCGTCGGGTCGCTGAAGGAGGAGCTTCCCCCGCAGACGATCGTCATCCCCGACCAGATCTACGACCGGACGAAGCATCGCGACCTCTCGTTCTTCGGCGACGGGATCGTCGTCCACCAGCCGTTCACGCGGCCGTACTCTCCGAAGCTCGCCGACCACCTCTCGGAGGCGGCCGAGCGCGCGCTCGACACCCTCGATTCCGACTCCGGTGTCGTCGACGAGGGCACCTACGTCTGCATCGAGGGGCCGCAGTACTCCACGAAGGCCGAGTCGGAGTTCTACAAGCACCAGGGCTGGGACCTCGTGGGGATGACCGCGATCCCGGAGGCGAAACTCGCCCGCGAGGCCGAGATGGCGTACGCGACGGTCGCCGGCGTCACCGACTACGACGTGTGGAAGCAGGACGCCGAGGTGACGCTGGAGGAGGTGCTGGAGAACGCCGCCGCCAACGAGGAGGCGATCAAGGAGACCGTCGAGGAGGCCGTCCGCACCTTCCCCGACGAGATGGACTGCGAGGCCCACGGGTCGCTCGAGGGGACGATCAACACGCCCGCCGAGGCGGTCCCCGAGGAGACACGCGAGCGCGTCGGGCTGTTCGTCGACGAATACCTGGACGAGTAG